The region AGGAACTGAGAAAGATTAGCGCGGCTAAAAAAGACTATTTAACATTAATGAACAGTGTTGAAAAAAAGTTGTCATTTTCGCTATCAGATTATAAAAAAGTAGAAAGTGAATTCTCGAATCTCAATTTACTTGGTTGGCAGCCAGTAGAGTTTACATGTCAATCTCTAGCTTGTGAATATACATTAAATACCGATAACAAGCATTATGTTGGTATACCGAATGTCGCCATGGGGTATCAAGATTTAAATATCCTGATGTCGGGTGACAACTTGATGATAAAGGGTATTAATCTTGTAAAAGTAGAGCGAGTGTTTGATAGTACCGCCTATGAAAGCTTGCCTCTTTGTACTGACTCTTTATCTGACATGAGAAAGTTTACTGATATTGCCGACTTTTCAGTGGGCAATCAAGGAGGCGCTAACGCATCGACATTTACTTTTCAGCAACCAGCTGTGTTAGTAAAGAATAAAAACTTGCTAGTGAAAGCAGGGGCTAGCTATCTCGATATCTATGGTATTAATTGGAATGCACAGGGATTTGACCGGATGAAAATAAGTTATTTATCTCGGTATATCTCAAACCGAAAAAATGTCGGGATATCAGCAATGCGTAAACGTTATGGTGAAAAGAACCTAGGTTACAGCGTGACTGGAACAATTTATTGTAAGGCGAATTAGATGAAAGTTAAATTATTGTGTGTATTAACCTTGTTAGCCTCTGTTAACGTTTTTGCCGTCACTGAGGCCAGTGATGTTGATAATAAGAAAGAGGGGAATCAACAAATTGCAGGAGATGTATTAGAGACGGCAAACTTAATGGATGAAATTAATCTATTAGAGCTTAAGCTTGCCAAAGAAAAGCTGGATAAATCGTTAAATGAAGCATTGTTAAGTAATATCGAAATTAAAAAAGAAATCGATAAATACCATAGTGTGGGGAGGGCTAAAGTCGATGATCCGGCGGATGGCCCCTTTAATCAAAATGGCATTAGGCTCTTATCCGTGACGTCTTTACAAAATAGCCAAAAAATGGCGGTATTTAGCTTTTATGGTCGCAAGTATAATCGTGCACCCGGCGAAACATTTAAAGGTTCCAATGTGTTAATTAATGCTGATGATGTTGTTTTTAGCTACAACGGACAACAGTATACGTTTAGGTATTAGCCCGATGGAAAACATAATTACTGCACAATTCGGTGATATCTGTCTTGAGAGGAGTCATATTGTACCGGGTAAAAAAGGGTTAATGATCTGCTGGTTAATTAGCGAAGAAAATTACTTCTTGGTTGATGATAGCGGCGGAAAACAAGCTATCTTTGATTATTTGATATTGGATAATTTTAAGAATGAATTTGGCGCTTTACCCAAGTTTGCTGCCGTCGCCATTATTTCTAATACTGATTTTTATAAAGTATTTACCGCTCTGGATTCGAACTCGGATAATACGTCAAGACAAAGTACAGATTTGGCCGATTCTATTGATGCCTTGTTTGAAAATGCCATCATGGCTGGTGCCAGTGATATTCATTTTGTTAGGAATGATCAAGTGGCTGTGATATCTCTCAGGGTTAATGGTTTGCTGACACGATTAAAAACCATATCCTCGGAGAGTTGTGATGAGATGATGTTTGTCTCTTACAATATTTTGGCTACGACTAAGGAGTCTACATGGAATAGGAATATCCCTCAGGATGCCAATATATTGCGGGAATTACCTTCTGGATCCTATCGATTCAGATACGCGCATATGCCAATATTTGGCAGTTTGGGCGGGTGCTATCATGCGGTATTGAGGATCATCAAGGCGGAAGCTGGCGAAATATTTGATGTGGTTGAAAGCAAAAACCCGTTAGAAATACTGCAGCTCAGTGCTGATGAGCAACAGGATTTACAGTTGATGATGCAGTCACCCCATGGCCTCTTGTTAATCACAGGTGTCACAGGCTCCGGTAAATCAACCACAATCAAAAATGTACTTGAGTGGATGTATAACAAAAAATACGGCCGCAATGCGTGTTTTGTGACGGTAGAAGATCCGGTGGAGTATCGGATCATGGGGGCAATACAAAGCTCGGTAGTTCGGCTTAAAGCGGATGTGAATCCTTTTTTACCGGCACTTAAATCGGCCATGAGGCGAGATCCTGATGTGTTGATGATAGGTGAAACCCGTGATGGTCAAACGGCCACAGCATTAACAGGGGCGATTGAAAGTGGCCACTATGCGGTGACTACAGTGCATGCGGGCTCAGTAACTACCGCGATTCAGCGACTAGAAAGCTTAGGGGTAAAAAAAGATCGCTTGGCTTCTCCCGGATTTATTGCGGGGATCATCACCCAAACGTTGATCCCGACACTATGTGAACATTGTAAAATCTATTGCACGACGGATTGCTTTGAAAATCAACTTTTCACCAAGAATGAATCAGGCTGTGAAAAATGTAAGTATTCGGGCACCTCTGGCAGAAGGCCGGTGTTTGAAATGCTGGTGCCGGATCTGAATATTTTACAGGAAATCACGGCGGGTAATCCAACAAGAGTCTATACATATTGGCGCGATAAACATAAGGATCAGGGGAAACTCAATCAAGGTTACCTGATGAAAGAAAAAATATTTATTCTGGTGATGGAAGGGCTGGTCGACTACCAATGGTTTATCGATTTTTACGGTGCCATAGATGAAACTATTATGAGAGAGATGCATGAGAAAATTACCAACCAGTGACCGTATACAACTCTACCAAATGTTAGCTGACTTAATGAAAGATGGCTTGCCTTTATTTGAGTCATTAAGTCTTATAGAGAAAGAAGGCAGTGGGGTATATAAGGCGTCATTTTTAAAAAAAGTTAATCTAATTTTAAAGCGATTACAAGGATCTTCATCTATTTCAAATGCGTTCTCAGGTATTATTCCGGATGGTGAGCAATCGGTGTTAGCTTCATCTGAGTTGGCTGGCGACCTCGTTGAAGGCTTGGAAGCTGTGATTAGCTCAGTGCAGGTTAAAAAACAAATATACGCGAAATTAGCCAATGCGCTAACGGTCCCTGCCATATTAATCTTTGCCTGTATATTAGTTGTTATCATGTATAGCGTAAAAGTATTCCCAGCCTTTGAAGCCGTTATCCCATTAGATAAATGGCCTGATCTGTCCTATGTGATGTATAGCTCGGGATTATGGTTGATGAAATCAGGCTTGATTATTTTATCTGTTGTATTTTTGGTTTTGTTTGTTGTTATTTCGAAGTCCATGTCTTCATTAACGGGTAATTTTAGAAATAACGTGCTCGATAAACTTCAGCCTTTTAAAACCTATAAGAAACTACAGTCGTCCCAGTTTTTGATGGATATCTCCATCTTGATCAAGTCAGGTGTACCTATTGCGGATGCGATTGAAAAAAAGGCTGAAATGTCGACAGGTTGGGTAAAATATCATTATGATCTAATGTACCGGAACCTATCAATAGGCCTATCCTATAAAGAAGCACTAGATACGGGATTTTTTTCCAAAGAGGACATCTTTGTTATCACTATCTACAGTACACTCAATGGGTTCGTGGAAATGTTAACGCAAATATCGAATAAATCTAACGAGTCCACCATAAAAAGTATTGAAAAATTATCTGCTGTGTTGAATCTATTGTCACTACTAATCTTTGCCTGTGTCGTATTAGCGATATTTGGCTCAACCTTTATGTTGAGTGGTTCAATCGCGGATGCACGGTAATGCTCGCAGTGTTAATGTCGCTGATTATTGCCATGGCTTGTAGCTGTATTATTAGTTTTTTACAACTTTGTTTTTATAGAATTAAGTCTGGTTTTAGTTTAGTTGATATGTTGTTTAAAGCATCTCACTGTGAACATTGTAACAGTAAAATAGGTGCACTTTTCCTTATTCCTGTTTTTGGGTTTATGTTATCAGAAGGTTCGTGTCAACATTGTAACAAGTCTATTTCTGTAAAGTATTTTATTGCTGAACTATGTATTTTTATTATATCACTCTATGTATGCTTTCAGTTCATTATAAAGTCATCATATTTTACGATATAAAACATGAGATAATTTAAATTAATTTAATATCAAGGAATTAATCCATGCTTAAGTTTTTATCTATATTGGGAACTACTCTATTGCTACTTTCTTCTATGAGTCAAGCCGATGAGGGGAATGTCATACACTCTTCATCTTATTTAGCCGGTGTGAGTAAGTCATTTTATATTAAATTTAAATTATACACTGATGGTAAAGATGGTGGTGATGATGGATTTGAATGGTTTGGAAATATTACTATTCGTAAAATGAATAATAAAGATCTTGATCTCACTATATGGAGTTATAATGAAGATGATTATACTAATAGCGGGCAAGATGATTTAGTGGTGGAGCCTAATAGTGCCATCGTGATGTCTGATGCTAAAGAACCGTATTTTACGCTTGAAGCTGATTTACGAGATCAAGATGGTGGTCTGACTGGAAACCCTGATGTGATCTGTAAATTTAGTTCTAGCTATCATATAACTGAGAGTGACCTTAATAACACTCTTACAGATAGTAATAGTAGTCTGATTTATGATGATCACAGTGACTGTCGTTTTCAGTTGCTTAGGTTTGAAAGAATTTGATTTATTTATTACTCATGATGCTTATAATTTTTTCTGGTAGTAAGCCTTGAGTCTCTATAGGAGTCTGCTATTCATATTCAATGTTATAAAGTTATGTGAGATAGGTATGCTACACCAGTAACCTCTTCAATAAACTTTGGGTATACAGGAGGCATTATAAATTACTTCATCTTAAGCTCAGCCATCTTTGTCTTTTAGTGTGCGATTTTTGAATTTCATGGTTGAATTTTATATAAACCCCTTCTTTATTGGGAGGGTGGGAGAGTTTTCACTGCGGCACATGAGATATCTAGGCATTGACGATGTAATACGTTACAAATAGTTTTTTAATCTTACAATATCATGTGGAAAATAAGGTGTTTTAATTGTTTTAATTGTTTTAATTGTTTTAATTTATTTGATGTTAGATTGTATTAAAAGTGTGGGTGCTGTAGTTAATTATCATGAATTATCATGAATTATCATGAGTTATGGCTTTTTAAGTATCTCAACTTATATATTGATAATGTTTAAATGATATTTTTTTTATTTTTTTTAAATGTTGGATGATATCATTTGTAATTCCTGGTGATTAAGAGTGGTTGACGATTTTAATTGTTTTAATTGATATCTAATCACGTGTTAAGTTTTTAATAAATTAATACCAAACATAATAATAATAACTGTGAACTTTAATTATGAATAACAAATTGCTTTTGCTTGAGAATTACTATTACCACCATGATGGTATTCTGATTAAGTGTGACAATAATGATAAATATTATTTACCTAATCAGGAAAATAAAGTCTTACAATCCCTGATTAAACATTCCGGTAGATTGATAAGTAAACAGGTATTAATTGAGGAATCATGGGGACATTTAGATGTCAGTGATGAGTCCCTTACCCGCTGTGTTTATAGTTTGAGAAAGTGTCTTTTTGACAATGGTAAGGAATTTATAAAATCGGTATATGCTAAAGGTTACTTACTACGTTCAGCTGAAATGGTATCAAAAAGAGAGTCTCCAGAATGTGATTCTGGTGTGTTGATCTATCCTTTTTCTTGTGAAAATTCGTTAGAATTACAATATTCATTAATCAAATTACTTGTAGAAAAAAATGAGTTTAATGTATATCCCGCTTCTTTAATTGATTATGGTAAAGAGATTAAAGTGGGTAAGCAATCTACGTTTAAAGTGATGGGGAGTGCTATTTCAAATAAAGGAATAAGATTGGATATAGTTGATGGTGATAGTAATTATTTAATTGGTTCAGAATTGGTTAATAATGATCTTAAGTCTATTTTTAGTGGGATCTGTGAAATATTGGGCCTAATGAATCAATCGATAAAAAAGTTAGTACATTCACTGTGATTTCTATCATTATTACCTGTTCATCATCATTGGGAAACGTTATCTTCCCACCCAGGGTGAGAGCATGAACGTTTTTCGAACCAGAACTGAATGATTTTAGAACTTGTGTAGTGCAATAAGCAATCAAACCAATACAATCAGTTCTGAATTAAGCTTGTATATTGAACATAATTAATAAAGAAAATTCACTCGTGATCTTGCTCTGCCCCCTATGTCAGGGTAGTTGTTATTACATAAAAAAACTATAAATATCTTTAAAAAATAAGGCTGAGAAATATAAAATGAAAGATATAAATAAAATAATATTATTAAGCATAGAGAATAAATATTCTGACATTCATTTATCTACTAAAGAAAAAAATATATGTTCGACAAAAAGGTTCAATTTTAGAAATTTCAGACTTTACGGTAAATGATGATTATATTATTAAGTTTATAAGTGAAACTTGTCAGGAGATAGACTTTAATTTTAAGAAAGATATTAATTATGCTTACAGATTTAATGAAAATACTATGTTGAGAGTTAACTTTTACAGGCATAACTTTGGATTAGGTCTAGTCATTAGAGTTTTAAATCAAAATATTATCGATTTAGAGTTTTATGATAATGGTGATGTTTTAAAAAAAATAGCCGATCATAAAAAAGGATTGATTTTATTAGCTGGAAGCACAAATAGTGGCAAGTCAACAACTCTTTCGTCGATGGTTGATTATATAAATAAAAGAAAAAACCTCCATATTTTGACTATTGAAGAACCAATAGAAACCGTGTTTAAAAGGGATAAGTCAATCATCAATCAAAGGGAAGTTGGCACCCATGTCGCTTCATTTGAAGATGCTATTTATTCCGCTCTTAGGGAAGATGTTGATGTTATTGTGGTGGGGGAAATAAGAAATAGAGAAACATTAAGAGCATCATTATTAGCGGCAGAAACCGGACACTTAGTGATTGCGACCATACATACATATTCTTCCTTAAAAACAATTGATAGAATCATTAATTTTTTCTCTGGAGATGAGCAACCTTTAGTGAGAGACATTTTATCTGAAACGCTCACATCTATAATATCACAAGAATTAACGTTAGATAAAGATGGAAATATTATTCCAATTCAAGAAATAATTATAAATAACAATGCAGTTTCTAACTTAATTAGAACGAATAAATCATTGCAAATACCTTCAATCATACAATTGGATAATTCTTTAGGAATGATTACCAGAAAAGATCATATTAAGAGATTAATAAATAATGGTGTCCTATGTCCTTGTTATAATTGAACGCGAATTTTTAGATCCGTTTATAATAGAACCGATAATTTAACATGAACGCTTCTAGAAATAAGATTATTGGTGCCCTTTGGCCTGTCTCTTGATCAGATCTCATAAGGATTGGCCTGACTCTAACATTTGTTTGGCTATCTGTTATCCAGTCACTCTTTCTTGCAGCTTATCCCAACCGTCCCAAATGGTGGTCAAGATGTATATGGCGAGATGAATGTATATTTAAATCAGTCAGATGAGACTCACAAAGTGTGGGAGAGAAGTAAAAACGATACTGTCGAAACATTAACGATAAATGTTGTTACAGGCGCGCTTATTGGTAGCGAGTCAAAAGAGAACTATATTACTCTTTCAGGCAATATTTGGGATGACGATCTTGCAGGTAATCCAAATGATCATCTTTGTAACCTCAATTCAGGTGTTAAGATTTATCAAAAGGACGTAGGGAAGAGGTTAACAAATGTCTTTACGGGAGGTGATAGACAATGTGAATATTTAGAGGTGACTAAATTCACTCTAGCCGAATAGCGGTAGCTTGTTAGATGGAGCGAGATCTTACTATCTCGCTCCCCTTAATGCTGCACGAGTCAGGTGCTTGAGGCCTCAGGTTATAAAAGTAATAAGTCATTCGTTACTTTTTTTAAAACGAGCATCTTAAATTCATTTTAACCGTACTACAGGCCATTAAGTTAAAACTTGCCATAGGTATGTCCGGCGTAATCGGAGTCTGGTGTGATCAGTGTATTATTACTTCCAGCTTGCCATGTCCAGCCACCATCGTGACGTCTTTTTACACATTTCCATTCAATTTTAGTGGTTGCTGCCAGCCCGGATATTAGGCCGGTCCACACCGGATTTGAAGGTCCAGGGCCATGATGTCCCAATGGAGGAGAGCGGATATATTGCCAATAGATACTGGCATTCAATTGCATGCCTTGAGCAGGATCCCAATTGCCTAAAGAGGAGGTGTTTCCGGTCACATAAATGGCTTCATCTGTTGTTACCCAAGCATTATCACAAATGAAATTCGCAGAGGTGACAGGGTTAACCGCGCTGAGTGTAAATGTAAACTTCTTAGCTTCAGTGACGTTTAGCTTGTCTGATTTCGCTAAAATAAGATTATTTTCTGCATTAAACCACCCAGAGCTTGACGACTCAAAATCACTGATATTTGTTTTTTTAACTAAGGGAACCCCATTCATCTTAACTGCAATGGCTTGTTTACGATCAACCACAAGCTTGATTAAATTCTGTCGTTTATTTAGCGCGCCAGCATAAGTCCCCTGCGCTGCCGCGACAGTAACAGTGGCACTGTTAGCATTAATCTTCTGAGAAATTACCGATGTGCGAACTGAATAGACGGGGTTGCTAGTAGAGTCATAAGCTAAGGTTTCACCGTCATCTTCGTATAAGGTAAAGTGACTAGGCTCAATATCTGCATAGACTTTCACGATCAATTCATCATGTGCTGCAGCACCTACTTTTCGATTGCCAAAGGCATCCTTAGTCGCAGTATCCACATGCATCTGCGGAAAAATCCCTCCAGCTTTGGCATAAACAGGCAGAGTGAACAGGCCATTTTGATAAACAGGCACATTTTTTACCCATTCTCCCTTACTGTCGACCCACTCATTAGTGTGATAATTTATCCAGCGTGCAGCAGGTAAATAAATATCGCGCTCATACTCACCGTGGCTGGCCACAATTCCCACCAAGAGTTTTTCACCGATCAACTTTTGGTGACCTAAATTACGCACATTACGATCGTTCTGATAATAATAAACTAACGGTGGGATCACCGGCTCTGCGAATAAATGTGCTCGATGAGCCAAAGAATAATAATAAGGGATCAGCGCATAACGTTGGCGGATATTAGCCAAGTTTGAGGATTTACTTCCTACTAAATTAGGCGATGTTTCATAACGTTGGCTAGTTTGAAAAGCATTATCTGTATGGGGGCGAATGGGAATATCGAACCAGGCAGCATTGGCAAACCATTGGGTGTACATTTCATCTTCATACTGACGGTGACCAGAATGTTCAGCATTGTAGGGCATGGCTTCTCGCCGAAAGCCTCCTACGTCTGCGCCATAATAATCGATGCCTGAAAATGACATGTGTAATTGTGCATTAGAGTGAGTCGCTAATAATGCTAAATTAGCTCCGATATCACCAGACCAGATCGCGGTACCAAATCGTTGGATCCCAGATGTGCCCGAGCGACTCAGGACAAAAGATCGGTGATCTTCTTCAGCTCGCTTGTCATAGTACCCATCATAAATAGACTTCACCCACATAAAAGCATACAGGTTATGAATATCTCCATGGGTGTTTTTTTTGCCCTTAGCGTCTGTTTCTATGCCGTGATAACAGGCATCGGCGTCATATTTTTCAGGCTCACCCAGATCTGTCCAATGAGTGAAGATCCCTTTTTTTGTCAAATTAGGATAGCGTCGATTATCATGGATCCATTGAGATGCTGCGGGATTGGTCCAATCTATCATTGCTCCATGACCAAACCAGTCAGATAAATGGATCGGTGTGTATAAATCAGGATCACACTTTCCTGCAGTGCGGCCATAAGCAAAAAGATTGCCCTCGTTTTGCATGGCTGAAAAGGTATCGGTATTGAGGTTGACATAAGATTCCTCAATGGCCACGAGACCAATATGATCTCGGCTCAAGTCTGCGATCTTTATTTCAGGGCTTGGAAAATAATAATCATTGTCATCGGTATTGCTGATATCCCAATCTAGCTTGCCCATTGCACTGTTGGCACTATTAGCTTCAATGCCACCAAACCAGAAGAGATCAAGCACAAAGCCATCTAAAGGGAAGTTATCTGTACGTAGGCTGTCTTTAAGATCATCAATATCATGCCAGTTTTTATAACCGAATTCTGACACCCAAAGACCAAAAGATTTTTTAGCGGGTACTGGTGGGTGGCCAGTTAATGCCATGTAATCTTCTCTGAGGTCGATAAGATTTTTTCCAGTCATGATGTAATAACGTAACTTATCTCCCCACATGTTAACTTGCCAGTTGGCCTGAGTAAAATCCCATTGGTGTTTATACACATTATCGATAAACAAGGCATATTGGAGATTATTATCTCCAAGCGCATACATGATGGGGAACTGCACATTGCCAACCATGCCCGCCTGACCAAAAGGCATAAATCCATTGCCATGAGCTTGACTTTGTCCTGAGGGTTGCGCTTCGCGGGAACCATGACTTAACCAGTCGCCATCTGCCGATCCCAAACGTTTAAATTGCTGGCCTAATCCATAGACATGTTTTATTTGACCCGGATCAAGTGTCAGTCCTTTCCAATCTAACGTAAGATCGGTAGGGCATATTTGAGTTAAAAACGCATTTTTATTTTTTTTATCCCATGATTTTACACATAATGTGCTCGTATCCACTTCTAATTTTATTTCAGCCGTTTCTAAGGTCTTGCCTTGCTGAATTAGCTTACTTGCACCCGGATAATCTGTCTTATCCACCATAGGGGAGGTGGGTAAGGGCAATGTAATATCGGGCCCTGTACCTGTGGCTGAAATTTCAAAATGAATAAGATCGTCAGCTAGAACTTCAACAATTAAATATTGTGTTTCAGAGTCATGAAAGTATTTTGTTCGAAAAACATTTGCTTGAGCCAGCGGTGACAATAGTATAATAGCCATGGTGACTAGTAGGCGTTTTTTAACTGATTTTAATCTATTTGCCATCTTAATCCTTGAGTAACCTAATGTCTTAACTTGTATGTCAGCGCAAGTATTTATGCATTAGGTTATATTAACCATAAAAAATCAGGAAGTGCTCAGGTAATAAATAGGTTAAATGGCGTAGTTCTAGTCTTTATTTTTATAGTGTTTATTTTCATTGATGAATATCGAAATAAAGATAAATAAAAATGGGATATTGATTAAGCTGGAAGCTAATTTTAAAAAAGGTTTTTCAAGCATGGGTGATGAGATGGACGCCCCCTAATTCGGCGTCAATGCGCCAAACTGATGTTGACCATTCAGTTACATTAAGGAGCGTCCACTATGAAAGTTACCACTATTGCTATCGATCTTGCAAAGAATGTATTCCAAGTACTTGGAATGACTGCAGATGCTAAGAAAGTCTATAACAAACGGCTGAACAGAAATCAGCTTAAAGAGCTGTTATGCAACACGCCTGCTTGCACTGTGGTTATGGAGGCCTGTTATTCATCACACTATTGGGGGCGTGTCGGTTTACAATTTGGCCATAACGTTAAGTTGATACCCGCTCAACATGTTACCCCATTTGTTCGCGGCAATAAAAATGACAGTAACGATGCATTAGCTATCTTTGAAGCAAGTTCAAGACCTAATATTCGTTTTGTGCCAATTAAGTCAGAGGCTCAGCAAGAGGTCTTGATGATGCATAGAATAAGAGACCGGTTAATCAAGCAGCGCATTGCTTGCACCAATCAAATTCGAGGATTATTGGTTGATTTTGGCTTTGTTTTCCCACAAGGTTTTACCGCTTTTGAACAAAACATCTGGGATATCATCAATGACAGTGAGCAGAGACCTTTACTCAGATATCTCCTCAACCAAGTTTATGATGAATACTTGCAAATAACTAAGCAACTCAAAGACCTCAATAAGTTGATAAAACAGAAAGTAGAGCAAACCGAAACAGGACAGATACTGCTCAGTATACCGGGTATTGGTCATGTAATAGCCTCCGCTTTTGAAGCTTGTATCGACAAAGGCCAGGCTTTTAATACCCCTAAAGAACTCGCTGTCTGGCTTGGGCTAACACCGAGGCAATATGCCTCAGGAAATAAAAGCCAGCTTTATGGTATTACTAAGCGTGGTGACAGCTATTTAAGAAAACAACTCATCCATGGGGCGAGAACCGTTGTTAGTCATGCACACAAAAAAGATGACGCACTCAACCAATGGGTAACTCAATTAAAAGCGCGAATAGGTTTTAATAAGGCCACGGTAGCGACAGCACATAAACTGGCAAGGCTGATGTGGATATTATTAAAAAAACAAACACGTTATCAAGCACAAAGCGGCCAAACGGCAGAGATAATATCATGCGTCTGATAATGTTAATGGTATCGACTATCAAGCAAAGCTCGTTCAAGACAAGAGCCGATACTGAGCCCGACTGGGTGTAGTGAGCACTTGATAGTCACCTCTTAGAGAAGTGGTTAAATTGATGACAAAAGACTCAGTTCA is a window of Shewanella sp. VB17 DNA encoding:
- a CDS encoding ATPase, T2SS/T4P/T4SS family, which produces MENIITAQFGDICLERSHIVPGKKGLMICWLISEENYFLVDDSGGKQAIFDYLILDNFKNEFGALPKFAAVAIISNTDFYKVFTALDSNSDNTSRQSTDLADSIDALFENAIMAGASDIHFVRNDQVAVISLRVNGLLTRLKTISSESCDEMMFVSYNILATTKESTWNRNIPQDANILRELPSGSYRFRYAHMPIFGSLGGCYHAVLRIIKAEAGEIFDVVESKNPLEILQLSADEQQDLQLMMQSPHGLLLITGVTGSGKSTTIKNVLEWMYNKKYGRNACFVTVEDPVEYRIMGAIQSSVVRLKADVNPFLPALKSAMRRDPDVLMIGETRDGQTATALTGAIESGHYAVTTVHAGSVTTAIQRLESLGVKKDRLASPGFIAGIITQTLIPTLCEHCKIYCTTDCFENQLFTKNESGCEKCKYSGTSGRRPVFEMLVPDLNILQEITAGNPTRVYTYWRDKHKDQGKLNQGYLMKEKIFILVMEGLVDYQWFIDFYGAIDETIMREMHEKITNQ
- a CDS encoding winged helix-turn-helix domain-containing protein — encoded protein: MNNKLLLLENYYYHHDGILIKCDNNDKYYLPNQENKVLQSLIKHSGRLISKQVLIEESWGHLDVSDESLTRCVYSLRKCLFDNGKEFIKSVYAKGYLLRSAEMVSKRESPECDSGVLIYPFSCENSLELQYSLIKLLVEKNEFNVYPASLIDYGKEIKVGKQSTFKVMGSAISNKGIRLDIVDGDSNYLIGSELVNNDLKSIFSGICEILGLMNQSIKKLVHSL
- a CDS encoding type IV pilus twitching motility protein PilT, with the translated sequence MLRVNFYRHNFGLGLVIRVLNQNIIDLEFYDNGDVLKKIADHKKGLILLAGSTNSGKSTTLSSMVDYINKRKNLHILTIEEPIETVFKRDKSIINQREVGTHVASFEDAIYSALREDVDVIVVGEIRNRETLRASLLAAETGHLVIATIHTYSSLKTIDRIINFFSGDEQPLVRDILSETLTSIISQELTLDKDGNIIPIQEIIINNNAVSNLIRTNKSLQIPSIIQLDNSLGMITRKDHIKRLINNGVLCPCYN
- a CDS encoding prepilin peptidase, giving the protein MACSCIISFLQLCFYRIKSGFSLVDMLFKASHCEHCNSKIGALFLIPVFGFMLSEGSCQHCNKSISVKYFIAELCIFIISLYVCFQFIIKSSYFTI
- a CDS encoding TIM-barrel domain-containing protein: MANRLKSVKKRLLVTMAIILLSPLAQANVFRTKYFHDSETQYLIVEVLADDLIHFEISATGTGPDITLPLPTSPMVDKTDYPGASKLIQQGKTLETAEIKLEVDTSTLCVKSWDKKNKNAFLTQICPTDLTLDWKGLTLDPGQIKHVYGLGQQFKRLGSADGDWLSHGSREAQPSGQSQAHGNGFMPFGQAGMVGNVQFPIMYALGDNNLQYALFIDNVYKHQWDFTQANWQVNMWGDKLRYYIMTGKNLIDLREDYMALTGHPPVPAKKSFGLWVSEFGYKNWHDIDDLKDSLRTDNFPLDGFVLDLFWFGGIEANSANSAMGKLDWDISNTDDNDYYFPSPEIKIADLSRDHIGLVAIEESYVNLNTDTFSAMQNEGNLFAYGRTAGKCDPDLYTPIHLSDWFGHGAMIDWTNPAASQWIHDNRRYPNLTKKGIFTHWTDLGEPEKYDADACYHGIETDAKGKKNTHGDIHNLYAFMWVKSIYDGYYDKRAEEDHRSFVLSRSGTSGIQRFGTAIWSGDIGANLALLATHSNAQLHMSFSGIDYYGADVGGFRREAMPYNAEHSGHRQYEDEMYTQWFANAAWFDIPIRPHTDNAFQTSQRYETSPNLVGSKSSNLANIRQRYALIPYYYSLAHRAHLFAEPVIPPLVYYYQNDRNVRNLGHQKLIGEKLLVGIVASHGEYERDIYLPAARWINYHTNEWVDSKGEWVKNVPVYQNGLFTLPVYAKAGGIFPQMHVDTATKDAFGNRKVGAAAHDELIVKVYADIEPSHFTLYEDDGETLAYDSTSNPVYSVRTSVISQKINANSATVTVAAAQGTYAGALNKRQNLIKLVVDRKQAIAVKMNGVPLVKKTNISDFESSSSGWFNAENNLILAKSDKLNVTEAKKFTFTLSAVNPVTSANFICDNAWVTTDEAIYVTGNTSSLGNWDPAQGMQLNASIYWQYIRSPPLGHHGPGPSNPVWTGLISGLAATTKIEWKCVKRRHDGGWTWQAGSNNTLITPDSDYAGHTYGKF
- a CDS encoding IS110 family transposase; the protein is MKVTTIAIDLAKNVFQVLGMTADAKKVYNKRLNRNQLKELLCNTPACTVVMEACYSSHYWGRVGLQFGHNVKLIPAQHVTPFVRGNKNDSNDALAIFEASSRPNIRFVPIKSEAQQEVLMMHRIRDRLIKQRIACTNQIRGLLVDFGFVFPQGFTAFEQNIWDIINDSEQRPLLRYLLNQVYDEYLQITKQLKDLNKLIKQKVEQTETGQILLSIPGIGHVIASAFEACIDKGQAFNTPKELAVWLGLTPRQYASGNKSQLYGITKRGDSYLRKQLIHGARTVVSHAHKKDDALNQWVTQLKARIGFNKATVATAHKLARLMWILLKKQTRYQAQSGQTAEIISCV
- a CDS encoding type II secretion system F family protein — translated: MRKLPTSDRIQLYQMLADLMKDGLPLFESLSLIEKEGSGVYKASFLKKVNLILKRLQGSSSISNAFSGIIPDGEQSVLASSELAGDLVEGLEAVISSVQVKKQIYAKLANALTVPAILIFACILVVIMYSVKVFPAFEAVIPLDKWPDLSYVMYSSGLWLMKSGLIILSVVFLVLFVVISKSMSSLTGNFRNNVLDKLQPFKTYKKLQSSQFLMDISILIKSGVPIADAIEKKAEMSTGWVKYHYDLMYRNLSIGLSYKEALDTGFFSKEDIFVITIYSTLNGFVEMLTQISNKSNESTIKSIEKLSAVLNLLSLLIFACVVLAIFGSTFMLSGSIADAR